One Budorcas taxicolor isolate Tak-1 chromosome 13, Takin1.1, whole genome shotgun sequence DNA window includes the following coding sequences:
- the LOC128058402 gene encoding beta-1,3-galactosyl-O-glycosyl-glycoprotein beta-1,6-N-acetylglucosaminyltransferase 7, which produces MSQLRGTKPGLLVCTAVGIFIFIYLRNLAPEEAEEKPTHPAVVECGFYPDELCSALFEGKEVAPQIAKFCRNPHGSEILAHLHRPGNCSRISQELHFITRPLSAEEGSFSLAYIVTIHKELAMFVQLLRAVYVPQNVYCIHVDEKAPKKYKTVVQSLVNCFENIFISSKREKMAYTGFRRLQADINCMRDLVHSKFQWNYVINLCGQDFPIKTNKEIIHYIRSKWKDKNITPGVIQPPSIKSKTSQSHLEFSPEGDIYVSPNAGFKVKPPHNLTIYFGSAYYVLTRKFVEFVLTDVRAKDMLQWSQDIHGPERHYWVTLNRLKDAPGSTPNAGWEGNIRAVKWRNKEGTVHEGCKGHYVQDTCVYGPGDLPWIIQSPSLFANQFDSTEPLVVSCLERWHRLRVLGQAEGPVEAHWHFQRESHFNTELNR; this is translated from the exons ATGAGCCAGCTGCGAGGCACAAAGCCTGGTCTTCTCGTGTGCACAGCCGTTGGCAtcttcatctttatttatttaaggaaTCTGGCTCCCgaggaagcagaggagaaacCCACCCACCCAGCAGTGGTGGAATGCGGCTTCTATCCTGATGAACTGTGCTCGGCTTTGTTTGAAGGGAAAGAGGTGGCTCCCCAGATTGCAAAGTTCTGTAGAAACCCTCATGGATCTGAAATACTTGCTCATTTACACAGACCAGGAAATTGctccaggatttcccaggagTTGCATTTCATAACCAGACCCCTGTCTGCAGAGGAGGGCAGCTTCTCTTTGGCCTATATTGTAACTATTCATAAGGAGCTGGCTATGTTTGTGCAGCTACTCAGGGCTGTTTATGTGCCTCAGAATGTTTACTGTATTCATGTGGATGAAAAGGCCCCAAAGAAGTATAAGACTGTGGTGCAATCCCTGGTTAACTGTtttgagaacatttttatttcatcaaagagagagaaaatggcttACACTGGCTTTAGAAGACTGCAGGCAGATATTAACTGTATGAGAGATCTAGTGCATTCCAAATTTCAATGGAACTATGTCATTAATCTCTGTGGACAGGACTTTCCAATCAAAACCAACAAAGAAATCATACACTACATCAGaagcaaatggaaagataaaaatatcaCTCCCGGAGTAATCCAGCCACCAAGCATTAAATCTAAGACAAGTCAGAGCCATCTTGAATTCAGCCCTGAAGGAGACATCTACGTGTCTCCAAATGCAGGATTCAAGGTTAAGCCACCCCATAACTTAACCATTTATTTTGGAAGCGCTTACTATGTACTAACGAGGAAGTTTGTGGAGTTTGTGCTGACTGACGTCCGCGCAAAAGACATGCTCCAGTGGTCCCAAGACATCCACGGCCCAGAGCGACACTACTGGGTGACTCTGAACAGACTGAAAG ATGCTCCGGGCTCCACCCCGAACGCTGGCTGGGAAGGAAATATTCGAGCTGTTAAATGGAGAAATAAGGAGGGAACAGTTCATGAAGGCTGTAAAg GCCACTATGTCCAGGACACCTGTGTGTACGGACCGGGAGACTTGCCGTGGATCATTCAATCACCTTCTCTGTTTGCCAACCAATTTGACTCGACCGAGCCTCTTGTGGTCTCCTGCCTGGAGCGGTGGCACAGACTCAGAGTTCTAGGGCAGGCAGAGGGCCCTGTGGAGGCACACTGGCATTTCCAACGGGAGAGCCATTTTAATACGGAATTGAACCGCTGA